In the genome of Oenanthe melanoleuca isolate GR-GAL-2019-014 chromosome 4A, OMel1.0, whole genome shotgun sequence, the window TCTAAGCAGGATAGTGGTGTTTAAGCCAGCTCTGAAATCATGGGGGTCATGAGGATCCCAGTGccagtggtggcagcagccatCACTTAACTTGCTGCAATGATGTTGTGCAAGGGAGAAAGCAGgaggctgctccaagctggaTAAGATCTTTGTGGTAAGAGGGTGTAGGTCCCTTTACAGATCCAAACCATCACTGCATCTCACCCAGAGGAGACCTTTAACCTTGAAGCTGTTTTAAACTGATCCTCATCAGTaccagaaataaaagcagattttcaggCAGATCTGGCCATGCTGCTCATGCAGGTGCTGATGCCTTGGGCATAGGCAGCGGAGAACCAGTTTCTGATGCACAGCCATTGTGCTTTTTAGTTTTCCAGGACAGTCATTAAAGTCTGGGAACAACCTTTTGCAACTGTCACGGTAggacttgggttttgccaattttaatatatttaatttcttttagagataggatttaggagtaaagaCAACAGAGGCTTAAAACTTACAAGGTACAAGAAGAagtttattaataacacaacaagaattcagaataagattcctagattattccctcctcccctttccttcattccacattcttcaacaacaacatacagagaacacttcagtcagttatccacccaaataatcgtttcagttcacttaagagagagAAGTCCCTTTTTTGAGTTATGGCctagggggtgtcttcaccttcacagtctgcatctACCCAGGACCTACAAAACTATaaattttcctcccatttacacagtccttccagagccgtGTTATGGGTTACGATGCACAcatggggtactacttttaaaggcaggctggtgcaaaaagcaaaattctcttcatctccttctctatcaagTGTCTCttttcatattccagtcccaaaacagagagctcaatttccccgaggcaaaaagtcttcttctcaagcacccaaacctcccaagtctatttcacagtttaaaggaattttaatgaAATCACAATCCCCTCATAGCCCCACAATAAAGGGTTTATAGCTACTTATCAGTtacatcttttcaatctcttcccatcaggaactttatcttcattccactgatttctgtagactccatgcttatttcttctcattcaggaaAGCTtaggagatcgagaatcttatccaggcataaagaagttaaaattgtatccagatcgtgaagaagcCACTTGGGCAGTTGGAGGCCTTTTCTCTCATAAcggggaggggaaagggagaagcTTTGGTggctccccatccccaccactCGGCCACTCCAGGTGGACAGTCGAGCCCAGGCCATGCGGTCGGGGGGGGCGAGACCGgggtgctgggcagagcctggagctggggtgccaggctgggccCCAGGCCGAACCCAGAGTCAGGCCGGAGCCCCAGGCAGTGACCACCGCACCTCCGGCggccggaagccgaaagagaggACAGTTAACTTGATCCACTGTGattgtgaaagcgaaataacttttcattggtttcccgagctgtccatcaccaaatcagctctctgattggtggcagcggctcacaggggaagctcccagagacgggagagcccctcccactccGCAGCCCCATGGAGCCTGCCCTGAGGCGAGTCCGCCCCTCCCTAGCGcgtgaaaccaacacagcaACCTTTCTTTCTGCAAAGAGTACTAGATTATTGATTCTATGCTGAAACCAACAAAAGCAATCTATTTGGATTTTTTATGAAGAGTCTATGAATGTAGTAAATCACTTGGTTCAGGAATAAATTCACTATAGTGTCAGTCACTTAACTGGCCAGTAAGACAATGATACCCACCAGGTAATGGTTAGAAACTCCAGGTGTTTAAAACATGGCAGCCACACAACTGCAAACAGCTGAGGAGTGACACACAGGAAAGAGTTGGGTTGAAAGTTTCCATGTTGAAGGCAATGTTCAATACCTGGAAGGTGAAGCTGGGTGCATTTAGATTTAAAGAAGCAGCAGTTTCTCAGCTTGGTGAGAGACTAAATACTGGAAGAACAGGGCAGTCTTTAAAATAAGGTCTTCCCaaattgcaggaaaaaatggggaaaatccTTCTTAAGTGCAGGAACATACCAGTCTAGAGAAGACCTGTGCACAGCAGATGGAAACAAATCAAGCGTCACTAGAtacttgatttatttttgacCCTGATAAGGTCAAAATGACAGGTAAAATGAATGAGGAAGGAATCTCCTGAGCTCAGACTTTTTCCTCTGCTACACTGGGATGCTCATGATGCAGAGCTTGATCTCACCACATTAGAGGAAGAAAGCTCAgtgcacccagctctgccctgcagcagcctggggactCCCTGGGGAAGCTAAGTCCTTGGAAATCACTGAAACTTCAAAAAGTCATGGATGATAACCTTAATCCACAGCCAGGAGAAATTGCAGCACTGGTTTTAATGGAAGCAGAATTAGATCAACTCCAGCTACTACAGAAAAGCTTCCCCAGTAATTGTTACTTAATGCACATCTCTGTGGCACCAACCACCAGCATATTGTTAACCATTGCCATACAAGAGttcattaaaacagaaaaaaattctgcaaggGAAGAAGAGTCCTTTCCCCCCAGTACAGAGCCATAAACAAGGAGGTGAGAGTTGAAAGGACTCAGCCTTGGTCTCTCTGAGCACCACAGCAAACTAGCACATTCTCAACTCTATCCCCTGCCTCAGAAAGGAGCCAGATCTTCTCctcagggccaggctggcaAAACACAGGCACCTTATTAAAAAGGGAAGAATAGCTCCTAGCCCATAACACCTCCCATCCCCTTTTTAAATGCCTGGAGGATTAAGTGTGACAGTGAAGCAATTCAGATGGGAggggaaataaataaacctACGACTGTAAGGTGCTGAGGATCAGCCAATTATACATTCAATAGTCTGTGTTAATTAGAGGCTTTTCAAGAGGAGAGTCAAAGGACTTTGCAGACACAGATGGAAACAGATTTTAACAAGCAGTGATAAGTCCCAGTGTCGGAGAGGCATGTCCAGTTCATACAGGGGGGACtccagctgaggctgtgctACACCAGCAGCCACCAACCACCAACCAAGTGCAAGCCAGAGATCAGTCCAATTGATTTTTTGGGAAAGTATTATGACATTGAAATGAATAATCATGTAGGCACTGGTAAAGGATCTTTCCCTATATATTAGTTATAGCTCTTTATAAGAGCCCAAAAGCACTTGGGTCATCCGGTCACTCAGATGCTTTAccagaggctcagggaggaagAATTGATTTTTTCTCAATGACTATGTGTCATGTGGCAGCTTTATGCACTGTAGGCAGAGACACAGCTGTTTAAGAGGATCTGATAATAGCTCACAATtgaagcaggtttttttcctaggcAGAGGggagtgcagagcagagactgGAACAAGTCacaattaattttcttgttctttAGATATTGCTATGGTCATCTCCTTTCCTGCTTAAGTCAGGGAAGCTCAGAACATTAATGTGGATTTGTTTACAAGCATAAAAATGGTTCCTTTAATTGTTACATGCACCTTCTGAAAAAGGGCACACAAAAGTCATttaagaattgaaaaaaaaaaataaatctaagaGGCTGAGCAAGCTTTTTTAGTTTATCCCCAAATGAGCACTAACTTTGAGGCAATTCTTGCAGTTTATTGCACTAACCAAGAAAACCAGGTCATATAAAACGAAAGAGCCCATATTACCTGTGAAGCAAAAGTGCCTCCTCAGCAGAGGCTTGTTCACTCTCTACTTATCCTAGACCATTATTTCACTTCCAAAATGGGCTTTGTGGGAAATACTACAGGGACCAGACATCACTTTTGGTGAACTGTACTGCATGGGGCTGTGAGTCAGAAATAAGGACTGCAAGCCTGGAGATGTGACAGTTAACATGCCCCTCACCCTAAACAGGTGTGCAGCATGGAGAGAAGTGCTCCTAAGAAGGGAGAAAACTGCCCAAAGACCACAGGCACAGAAGATGGATTCCCAGAGCCCAACAACTGCTGACCACCCACCAatgccccagcccagctttATCAGCAGCTTATTTGTGCAGTGACACCAGCAATAAATGGATGTAGTTTTTGACACAATAAATGTCAGAGACCTGAGCAGGAGCTTCCAGACTCTCCTGGAGCACAAGTGTGACTGCTGCAAGAAATAAACCTTGGAGAGGCCAAGCACCAGTGTGATGCTCAGGACATTGCACCAAGGCTGAGCATGGCTACAGCATCTCTCCTGAGGCAACTGGGGTAACACTGGCTGGGTTTTGTCACTCTGTGTCCCCTGGGATTCCATGCAGCACATCCAGCTCCACCAGCCAGCATCACAGGTCTCAAGGGGCTACAGGTGACACTTGGGGGGAATTAGAACATCAGCACCCGCAGGAGTGAACTGGGGCCTGTCTTGAAGTTAAATCACTTtgtgaaaatgtaattttcagtatttcattaGGATTACTCCCATCTGTTAAGCATCATCCCAGAGAGTTTGGTGACACTCTAAATGAAGCTGTGAAGAGATGCGTTTGTTTTAGATGTAATTGGACAGCTGTTTTATTATGAGTTAATGAACTATGATGATTAAAAAGAATTCCATTTTAGCAAACCATGTATTAACAATTATTCTGGACTAAAATCACAGCTAAGCAAGTGCTAGACAACTTTCATGACAATGAGTGAAAGTAGAAgatgaaagggaaaaaccaGTGAGGTGCTATAGGACAAGAGATGTCTCCAGGCTCAGGCATGGATTCCCTGAGCTGCCCCACAGGAACCACACCCCCACCATCTGCTCTGGCCCAAAGCCCCTTTTGGCCCAAATCAACCATCAGGGTCTGCTCACACTCTTCTATCTTCCCAGACCCTCTTCATGCTCATGTCCCCCCTGTCTGCTGGCCACAGCATCCCACAAGGTGCTGGTGGAAGGGAGAGGGGTTAGTGATGGCAGAAGGCTCAGACAGAGAGATAATTGACATCTTTGTAATTGCAAAACATATTTCAGACTGCTTTTCCCCCTGCTCTGGGTCACTTTTGCCAAGGCTGTTTGCCCTGGAGGCATTGCACAGAACGTGATGCTCTCTGATGTAGGGCCATGTCCTTCCTGACTGTGAGGAGAcctgagcaccagcagcaccatgaGCTGGGGAGTCCTGCATTTGTCCTTTCCACACTTTCCAGTTTTAAAGAGAATTTGTTTCTGAGCTGGGCCTGATGCCAAAGACCAAAAGCCAGAGAAAGCAGTTGGAGTTTTCATAGAGGGTTCCCAGTTTGCATGGAGCAGTTTTTAAGCAGTGAAATCTTTGCTCTGAAAGTTTCAGTGAAAAAGCTCTTAACAGTTATACAAAGACAGGTCCATACGCCACATGTGCAAATCATTTATCTCCTTctgttaaaataaatctgttccAAATCATTGTGACTTCCCAACAGCTGCCTCCTGACCTTTCCTCACTTCAGCCCTCCACTTGGCCTTCTTTTCTGCATTCACCCTCAGCAGTGTCTGATCCTTCTTCACAGCCTGGAAATGATTTGGTGGGAATCATTGCATGCACACAGTTGACACCACTAAATTTCCCTACATTTGCACCACTTCCTTTAACACCTCATTGTGCTTTTTGATAATTTGCAATGATAGAAGTTAATCTGTTTCCTGGTTATATCACATTTTCAGCATTTGCAGCTCTGATTAGCAGGAGAATTACACTGTAAATTGTTTACAGGTGAACTGGGACTTGCAAGTCAAACTGGagacccagctctggggtgggacagggagaAGAGTCACACTCTTGGTGACCATGATGGCATCCAGGTcaggcagcaccacagcagcctCATGGCTGACAGATGCCAGGCAGAACCAGGTTCCATTGACACTGGAACTATTCCATTGCCTTTGGCCCAGCCTCTTGTTGAGACaccaaaatcaaaatatatatCAAAATATATAAAGCATTGCACTGCACAGGTTTATGGCAGTGTGGGTCAGAAGCAACACATTAAGCAAGTTGTGCTTTCCAATGGCAGTGTCTCCTCTGGAGAAGGGGTGATACAGATCCTGTGCATACATTGCCCATGTGTACATATTCTCAAACCTATCTGTCACCCAGGTGCTTATTTCCAAAGAACATACATAGACAATACATTAGGTGAACCAGTTCCCCTAGAAACAATACTCACTTCTTTGCCTGTGATGACCATggtcacacagcccagcacagacagtgcaATCATGATGTAGCAAACCTTTATCCTGACAATGTTCCTTGCAGTGTTGAGGACATCAGACCTGTGGAAGACAGAGCAGAGTTTCCATTCTGCAGCAGCATGTGTGAAATGGGATCATGGGGAGATGGGTAATGAATGCTCAAGCCTTGCAGCAACTTCCTGTCAGTGTACAGTGGGGTTCAGCcttctctttctgcagctgcttaAAGGACTGAAAAAATTAGCCTGTGGGGAAAAGATTTAGGTGAGGTATTGCTACTCCCAAAAGTAATAAGTAATAACAGGATTAAAAGCACCTGCTCTCCTGTATTCTTTTATTGTGTGAGAGTGAATGCCTGTAACATTACAGGGACAGGAAAGTCTTTGCACTATAATAATGAAGGGCCAACCTttgggtgctgcagggcaggccATGGGATgctgtgcagcaccaggagaCACTGGGGCCATGTCACCAGAGCCAGGCAATGCCACCCTCAGGGAATGAAAAGCtcaccacagcacagcctctgccaggcagtTGGCAGCAGCCCCACAAGCATCTGCCTGCAGTGGGAGGCTGACTGGGTCAGAGCACACAACTGCACCACCACCCAGGTGTTCTCTTCCCAAGCAGCTAAACAGCCCCATCCATCACTGGAAAATCTCCACCACCTTCAATGAGTAACCCCTGGCATATAACAACAATTCATGTTTGCAAGGAACTGCAGCATGGCAATGAGCCATCCATGGAATTATATCCAGCCATGGATTTACTCACACCTGCAAGGGAAAGGACAGCTGGAGGACAAGCCAGCATGTCACAAGTCAGAAGCATTAGGACTCCAAAACTGAGTCACAATCCTTTAACAAAATATCTCTACAAGGAAGTGAAACCACAGCCCATACAGGAGGAATTCATTGCACATGTCTGTCACCAAAGCTCTGTGTAGCCCTGACTTCTTCTTAAGATTTATGCAGCATGATTAATCACTAATCAATAAAACCTAGAAAAGCATGTAAAAATCCAGAGCAAATGATATCTTTTCGTGGTGGTTTCTAAGTTTCAAAGCCACTTGTCTTGCAGAAGACACTTCGGCTAAGTCTGAAATTTATGATAACTAAAATTAGCTAATCCAGTTTACTTCACAGGGAATGACAAAAAGTTATAATTATTTACAGTTATTTTTGGACACCAGCATGGGGGAAGCACTAACCTGCACCCCATCCACCTGGGTGATACAAACTGGGGTCTCAACCTGTGTGTTCACAGCCAAAAGAATCATTCTGACAGGTCCACTTACGATATGTGCCTGGGAATGTCCTCCTCCTTTTTAAAACGTCCTGACCATACTAGCACCTTTTTATCAAAATTTGTAGGCCTTCTCTCATTCCTGAAAACTTCTTTACCTGCAAGAGATTTTGTAAAAAGCAATAAGCTAAGCTTcaagaagggaaaagagttATTGGTACAGAGAAAAAAGGATTGAAAGTTTAAAATGACGCTTTTCTACTCTGTGGATTGTGCTTTCTAATGTCAAAAAGACTCAGCAGCTGGTGTGGGGTTCTTTATTACATTTGCAGCTTATTTCATTTGGCTTTCTTCCCTTTAATCTTGGtaggttttaaactaaaaatctCTTCTAAATTTCCTGATTAAGGGGGCAAATGATGTGGGGCTGAAGTCCCCAAGCCCACAGCAACATCTCACCCTGTGAGCATCTTGCTTTTAAATGGCCCAACTAGTGAGTTCTGCAAACTGCCAGCAGCACAAGAAGCTAACTCCTCAACAGCTTCTCCTGAAATCGCTGATGGAGAGATGATGTCTGCTAAAATGCAGCCTGGTGGGAGACTGGCAGTCATTCTCATGCAAGCTGGGTACCACATTACTGCTCTCTAATGATGATACATTACACCCCATCAGGCTACCACGGTGATGCCATTTGCATGCTGTCACCCACAGCACGACAAAAGGACTCTGGCTCCTCTTGATGGAAACAAGCCCAATAACAGGCAACAACAATGACAGTGGCAGGGAGACCCTGAAAAACACAGTAAGCAATGTCCCTGGCTTTTTGCACACCTGTACAAGTGGTCTTTGCAAGGCAGCAAAGACTGCTCACCCAGTACTTACATCTAGTAGGTGCACCCAAGAAGCCACACTACAGTGCCCTGTGCTTGCAAATGTGGGACTTGGGTTGAGATATGTCCAGTTGTGACCAGAATGGGCAGGAAAGATAGACATGAAGATGTCCCCAGGCTCAGCATCCTGCATTCCCTGCCTGTTGCTGGATTGCTGGTACTCAGCTGAAAGGAAATCATTACTGCTACAGAATAGGGCATGGGGAGCATCTATTCCTGCCTGTATTGAGATGGTGAAATTATAGTAAGTGCCCCAGATCTGCTCATGTATGCCAGGACTCGTAAGTGGCTGAAAAATCCCAGCTGTAAATCTTGGCCCAAATAAATTTAGTCTCCTGTTTCTCTCACAAAGTGCAGTGAGACCAGGAGAGCTACATCAGCAAGTACCAGAATCAAATCTGCAGCAAGCAGTACACTTGCTAAAAGCACATGTTCCATCCCAAGGAAGACAAGGGCAAACCCCATGCTGGAAACTCCCAGCTATcccacaggagcacaggcagaCCCATGCAGCCCAACTTTCCTAGGGCGAGGGGTCTGCAAAGGCACAGCCAAGAATGGTGGTGCAGGCTAAGAGAACCTGTGTCCATACCAGCTTGTCCATCTGGGAGCAGCCCATGCCTGCTCCCTGTCTCGAAATCAagggcactgcctggcacaagcacacacagctgtggctgtaacctggcaaggagcagagcaggaagcagAAGGGAGTAAGCCCTCCActtgcagcagccctgcacatGCAGGGACACACACTGGTCCCCCTCTGGAGACCTGGCAGCTAGGTAAGAGGAGGAACATTTATTTAATTGGCATATTCCCTGACATGAACTTGGTATTTGCTGCCATAGGAGAACAGCTATGCAACAGAAAATAACTTTAGCCCTGTGCACTGTGCTGGACAGAACTCTggtgtgctccctgtgccaggagacaAAGCACTGCAGTAACTCAGCCACAGCTGAGAATGAGGGTCATTTTCTCACCCTTCCCTGCAAATACCCTTTCCCCCCGTGCTGCAGGACAAAACAGTGACCAAAGCCTTTCCACCCACCTGGATCAGCTGTCTGCAAAGCCGTGTCCTGGGCgttctttgctttgctgccagcagctctggcagggcaC includes:
- the LOC130253156 gene encoding protein FAM162B-like, translating into MLGHSPGLWQRVARLVLCPARAAGSKAKNAQDTALQTADPGKEVFRNERRPTNFDKKVLVWSGRFKKEEDIPRHISSDVLNTARNIVRIKVCYIMIALSVLGCVTMVITGKEAVKKDQTLLRVNAEKKAKWRAEVRKGQEAAVGKSQ